A genomic window from Maylandia zebra isolate NMK-2024a linkage group LG20, Mzebra_GT3a, whole genome shotgun sequence includes:
- the tamalin gene encoding general receptor for phosphoinositides 1-associated scaffold protein, which yields MTFRRLKKVNSNGPDSGPASQDDIYFPSSKSDSCRTMDTPSNSSEVYNYKTLAYSGGTLPRNYKKGGGLQKWKPLTQTPEPQRKVVVLEKKEEEAFGFEIQTYGLHHQDQNSVEMCTFVCKVHNDSPAQQAGLKVGDTIASVNEATVEGFRHKEIVQLIRASGNSLRLETVYSDSIRKAELEARLQYLKQTLHEKWDEYRSLMVQEQRLVHGIVMSDAALYESLESAGVYGSLGAPSPALQRALHCTGSTSSSASFLSTATEDDPLYQTCIYQADGSVDSDSAEKKKEQLPKLQRLRPTSEFFSTPKTQLTRSASTRSYVKGSSSSSSVPGEKPGATLQRKPKQKSFRRRLLKFIPGLNRPLEEEESKL from the exons ATGACGTTCAGGAGGCTGAAGAAGGTGAACTCCAATGGACCGGACAGCGGTCCCGCATCTCAAGACGACATTTATTTCCCTTCGTCAAAGTCGGACAGCTGCAGGACTATGGACACACCGAGCAACTCCTCGGAGGTTTACAACTACAAGACCCTGGCTTACTCGGGGGGGACGCTGCCCAGAAACTACAAAAAG GGTGGCGGCTTACAGAAGTGGAAACCCCTTACGCAGACGCCAGAACCACAAAG gaAGGTGGTGGTCctggagaaaaaagaagaggaggcaTTTGGTTTTGAGATTCAG ACTTACGGTCTTCACCATCAGGACCAAAACTCTGTAGAGATGTGTACGTTTGTGTGTAAGGTCCACAATGACAGCCCGGCTCAGCAAGCAGGACTTAAAGTTG ggGATACCATCGCAAGTGTGAACGAAGCCACCGTGGAGGGGTTTCGACACAAGGAAATCGTTCAGCTCATCAGAGCCAGTGGGAACTCGCTCAG GCTGGAGACGGTTTACAGTGACTCAATTCGAAAAGCTGAACTAGAGGCCCGGCTGCAGTATCTAAAG CAAACGCTTCATGAGAAATGGGATGAATATCGCTCACTGATGGTGCAGGAGCAGCGCCTTGTTCATG GTATAGTAATGAGTGACGCCGCCTTGTATGAGTCCCTGGAGTCAGCCGGTGTGTATGGCAGCCTCGGCGCTCCTAGCCCTGCGCTTCAGAGAGCCCTGCACTGCACAGGCAGCACCAGCAGCAGCGCCAGCTTTCTCAGCACGGCCACCGAGGATGACCCTCTCTACCAAACCTGCATATATCAGGCGGATGGCAGCGTGGACTCTGAcagtgcagaaaaaaagaaagaacagttACCGAAGCTGCAGCGCCTCCGGCCGACCAGCGAGTTCTTTTCAACGCCCAAGACGCAGCTGACCCGCAGCGCCAGCACTCGCAGCTACGTCAAAGGATCTTCGTCGTCGTCGTCCGTTCCGGGGGAGAAGCCGGGAGCCACGCTGCAGAGGAAGCCCAAACAGAAAAGCTTCCGCAGACGCCTCCTCAAATTCATCCCCGGCTTAAACCGAccactggaggaggaggagagcaaaCTGTGA